One Nicotiana tomentosiformis chromosome 1, ASM39032v3, whole genome shotgun sequence genomic window, CTATTGGGTACTCGACCACTTGAAGGAcgttggctttgatttgcttggtaacctcctcttttatcttcagactcatatctggcttgaatttcctAAGCTTCGGCTTTACCGGCGGACACATGGGGTTGGTAGGTAGCGTGTGAGCCATTATGGATGTGCTCAACCCGATCATGtagtcgtaggaccatgcaaaaataccctcatatttttttaaaaacatgaTGTACTCTTCCTTCTTTGATGGCGACAGATGAATGATAATGCGATTTTCTTTGACTATTTCAGAATCTCCTAAGTTAATTTCCTCAGTTTCTTCCAAAttggactttggtttgttctcaaaattctctacCTCTTGgataatttcctcaggtattatatcatcttcccaATCATCCAAATCACTTttcttatgttgcgttgtctcattacatgttaCAATCGTtggttcatcaggatatgtaaaAATTATGCTGAAAAacaatgtagaaagataataatataaataaatgaaaagcaatgatgcattaataaaacttaaGACTGTCAACGAGTACGACTAGAtgtctcgagtaattatttcaaaacaaaacactaGAAATGTCGTAAATGCcaaaaatagttttaaaataaaTCATGCTAGTTCTTCCAGGCTACCCAGGTGCTCGGCGAGCACGGGATGGTGCAACAATCCAATTCCTAAGAACAACCTCTTCTCCCATtatctgaatggtaaggtcttcctcctcctcctcctcttcctcctcctcctccaagatTGCACTACAATTCATATTTTCATCCTTCAGAAATAGCTTCCTACAAGCCAAAACCTCATCTTCCTCGGATCCCCAAATCACAATAGTCTGGCGGAATGTCTGGTGCAGCGGTGGTCTAGGTTTTTCCAATGGATAGTAAAATTCACACCATGGCGGTATCCAATCATTATATTCTTGCACGATGTATTCATATCTGAGATCAAAGGTTGTGCCATGATATTGTGGTTGTATTGGTTCTGTGATCCCTTGAAGATTTGGACTAAGGcccttgcctggttcataccCTAACCACATTAGAATGCTCTCTATCTTGGTGCTCCACCATCGCCCTTTATCGATTGTGTTTACCCGCTCAATATTGTGGTTTGTGGTATGTTTCTCCTCCCAATTTTCTCCTCCTTTTGATAGCTGGCAAAGTCTGTTTGGTGTAGATAGGGTTATTTCCTTCTCCATGAATAATCACCTCttgatgattccactcgaactcCACAACCTGGTGTAGAGTACAAGCGACTGCCCCAGCTGCGTGTATCTTTGGTCGTCCTAGTAACAAGTTATAAGTAGCGAATATATCTAACACCTGGAATTCAACGTCGAACCAAGTCAAACCCATCTACAGATCCAGGTTGATCTctccgatagtggctctctgagacccatcaaatgcctttcacattcatacttcccatTTGTATCTCATGCAGGTCTATACCCAATATTTTCAAAGTAGTCAGTAGGCATATGTTCAAATTTGAACCCGCGTCCATGAGAaccctggcaatgaacttgtcttcatATTGCATAGTGATGTGCAGTGCTTTGTTATGACTTAATCCTTCTGGTGGTAGCTCATCTTGATGAAAAGTAATCTTGTGACTCTCCAGTATCTCCCCTACCATATTCGCCATATCTCCACTAATGATACCGGTAGGTatataagcttcacttaacaccttcatcaaggcCTTCTTGTGCGCATCTGagttttgcaacagtgataagatggatatttGGGAGGGAATCTTGTTTAAGTGATCAACAACAAAGTATTCCCTCGCATTCACCTTCCTCTAAAGATCATCATTGCTTTTCTCCACGACAGGTGGTTTCTGTTTtacccaaaaatagatttctcggtcAAAGTCAATATCAAGAAAAAATAGAGTTATTGATAATCAAAATTACTTCACTTTCTTGATAATCAGAAgaataaaaagaataataaatataGTAGACAACGAAAGAAAACTCAAAATAGATCGATAATCTCTCCCAGAATTGCAGTTTGATCTTTTTGAATAAAGTAAAAGAATAATTCCATATATTGATAAAAATTCAGATACCATTATAAATGAGGATTGGGTCCTTATATAAGGGTACAAAATTATAACGGTTTCCTACTTAATTCTGGATTGCTAACGGTATTAATTACCTTGATTACCCATTACCATATATAATTGTAACTGCATCATTAATGACTAAGGATTCCTCGTAACCACGATCAATGTCGATTACCCTTTCTTATTTATAACATATTCACAAACCTTCCTTCTTTATGGTCTTTATCCATTCCGTTCCTATTTCTTCTTTTCCAGATGTTAGAACTGGTACTTTTTCTAAAGAAACACTGGGGGTGTTTCCCCGCGCCTTCTTGAATTATTTAATTCGCTTGATTGAAAATGCCACTTGTCACCTTGATGGTAGTCCATGTATCATGACTTTTTTTCACCAATACAGATAAGCCCCCCACTCTCTGAATATTCTCAATTGAATATTCGGGAAGTGATAAGTATTTATGGTGGGAATTCCTTGCCGCCTTTTCTCGAGTAACATAATGCCTTCTTCAGCATCGATGCAACATACGTCATGTCTATTTAATGCTCAAGACACGTGTCTTATTGTAATTGGTTATGCGGTTTTCAACGTCTTTTTAGGATTTTTCTGCGGCTGCATCAGTCACGAAGTGACGGTTCCATGATGACAGTTCATAATGACCAACTCTAATGACAGTTGCTTTCCCCTATAAATGTCCCATCTTACTCAATTTCGAAagtctttttcttcttccttgcATTCATCTTCCTAACTTTTCTTGTACTTCTTCATCTTTTTCCTGTATTTCCTCCATTAAAGATGTCTTCACATTCTCAAAATCCTTCTTCATCATCAAATCTACGTAAAGTGGTGATCATTGATGAACTTCCTCCTTCTACTGCCCCCACTAGGAGTATGAGAGGAAGTAGACTACGTAGTTTAGATTCGTTGACAACTCGTAGTTCTACTCCTCAAAGTAGTACTGCTAAGCCATCACTCTTCTAGGGCTAGAACGCTCATAACTCCTAGATCTTCTTCTAGAGGGAAGGATTAGAACGAACCCATGCGAGTACCTACTATTTCTGAGATTGTCCCACAAGAGTTCTCTTTTGTATAAGATCGTGAATCTATGAAAAAACAAGTTTCTTCCATAGCTTCTCTTAACCCTAATGATCATTACCCTAGCTTGATTACCCCATGACTTCTTTCCTTGGTTCGACGTGAATGCCATTGTAAACCTGATTTTCCAGTGATGACTCCTAGTGCTAACTACAGAATCACCTCTTACCATGTAGGTTATTCCATTGCTTACACCTATCATTTTACTTTAGGGTTTACTCCTCCCATTGATCCTGTGATTATTGAGTTCTGTCGCTACTTCAATGTTTGCCTCGGTCAAATAGATCCCATCGTGTGGAGGGCAGTTGCTTGCCTTTGCTACTTGTCGGGTTAAATTTCTACCCCTTTTACCTTCCGTCACTTGTTCCACTTATATTCTCCAAAACTCTTTCGTGAATGTGTCTTTTCCCTTGTGGCTAGAAATAAAAGGGTTTTAGTCAGCCCCGAGGATGACCGTGAACGTGGCTGGTATGCTCGATTTGTTGCCGCCCCTACTCGTGGGTTAGTGGGTGATGAAAACATGCCTTTCCCTGAAAAGTGGAACTTTACACGTAAGTGTTTTCCTCTTATTCCCTTATTTTTCTTGACGTTTTAATTTTCTTCACATGAGTATATGTTTATTTTTTAGCAATCATAAAAGTCTTTGAAGAAATTGCTGACTTCCGCGATTGGGTAGAAAAAATACTGACCGTTGCTCCCATGGATAAAAGATCTTGAAAAATTTTTTCATAGAAATTTGGATAGAAAGTGAAAACTCACAGGAAATTTTTATCCCATGGCTTCCCTTATATTTGTTTGTTCCTTTCTTTTAATGCATATACTTTTTCCCTTTTTTAGGGTTTGTCATTCGCGGCATCAGCCCCACTTATGTTCCTTCTACGTGGCTTTCTGTAAGCTTTGCACAAGAATATATTTTAAGAGTGTCTTTCACCAAGAGGAACAATGCTAAAGCTCGCGGGTCTGAAGAAGAAGAGGATACCGAAGAAGGTTCTTTAGTGAGGAAACCACGAGTCAGAAGGCGCGTGGTTTTAGATGACGAAGCCCGTGTCTCTCAAGATCCCCCTCTAAATTTAGTTCCTTTTAGTCTCATTGATGATCTAGAGAATGTCCATTTGGATACCTCTAATAAAGATGCTGATAATTTTGATAACCCCTCCTGAAGTTCCATTGACAAGTTCTTTGCCCATGGTTTTAATGGTGAAGAAGAATTTGGTCCTGTCTCAGAAGAACCACCACTTGCCTATATTCCAACGACATTAGTTGCTCCAACTATTAATCCACCTGTTTCTCTACCTACAGTCACCCCAGTGGTTGCCCCCGCTACTGTTTCTCGTGAAAAAGGTGAGCCTTCTAGCAATAGATGGGGTATGACAAAAGTTCTAATTGAAGTCCCCGATGGTGAAAATCTATTGAAGAAATATGGATGAGCCGTTGTGTGGTTAAAACCATTGCTTGGTCCCGTGGAAAGAAAAAAACTCGAGTCTCACAGTTCTTTGACCCTAATGAATGACATCATCCATTCTTCCCTCAAAGTATATCTTTATTCTCTTTACTTTCCTCTCCCTCCTTTCATGTTTGTAACTCCCtttattttgtctttttatagATCAATTTGATAGGTATGGAGCTTATGAGAAGGATTTCTTGGACAGACCAACAGGTGATTGAGTTGCACACTGAGTCTGATAATTGGAAAGAGCAATTCGAAGGCCTTTAACTGGAGAAAGACGTTCTTACTGAGGAGAAGGGAGCTTTAGAACAACAACTGAGGATAATCACTGCTGAACTAGCGGTTTTAAAAGCTTCCTCCAATCAAGTTGAAAAAGACAAGGACAGATTGGAATCCTCCTTCGCTGAACAATACTCCAAGGCAACTCAAGAGATAAGAAGCTTGAAAGAGTTCCTTAACCAAAAAGAGGCATACGCGGGTGATCTGGTACAAATGCTCACCCAGACTCAAAAAGACCTACATGCCTTATCGAACAAGATTTAGCTCCTTGAGAGTTCTCTTACTCCTTTAAAGGCATCTTATGAAGCCTCAGAAGTAGAAAAAGAAGAGTTGAAAGCTGAAATTGAGTGGTGGGAGAAGGATTATAAGGCCCTTGAAATTAAGTTAACACTTGATGTTAGTTGGGATTTCTTGAACACTCACTTTAAGACTCTAACTGAAGCTAGTGAGGAGGGTTTTGACCTTAACGCTGAAATTGCAAAGGCTAAAGAGACGATTGAACAATCTCAACAACGTCAAAACTTCTCAATACCCGATGATGAAGGTTCCAAAGGTGATGGTGATGGATTTACTCCTGGTGAAGTTGATGCTCAACCCTCGTCTTCTCAAGTTAATCCATCTTCTCCCGTGGATGATGCTTCCTAGTTTTTTACTCTTGGCTTTGGTGGAAGCAGTCtgattttgttttggtttttgttgGAACTCTCttctttgttttttgtttttttttttggatagtttttggaagattttcccCTCCATTTTTGGGGTGATGATATAAATATCTCTTTGCTGCATATTATGCTTTCTCTTTGAATTTTTGAGCTTATACTTACATTAGAAATGCTTTAGTATACATCGTCTTAAATATGCACAAGTTTTCTTATAAAAGAGGGCTCTTTTATCTTAACAACACTGTTGAAGATGACGTCTTATCTTCATATTAATACAAATGTATGAAACATGAAGTAATTTAAAGAagttttattttttgaactttcaaataaataagcTTGTACTACATTTTCATAACTACTTTATTTGCTGCAGGTTTACAAATACGGGTATATTTTCCCATGATTTAATTTATGGCCTTAACCTAGAAGCTCGTGGGAGTATTTTGTACTTTCTACTGCCCATCCTTTCCGCGAGCTTGAGCACCTTTGAAATTTTAACATTTTCTTCAAGGGTTTCTTTAAGGTTCTAACTATGCTCTTTTGGTATATATCTTCTTTCCTTGTGTATCCTTGTATATGCATAGTCCTCCCAGTGTTAGAGCATTGAATCATGAGATCTCGAACACTAGATCAACTCCTTACTTTTGGTCCTTTTCGTGAAAAAGGAAATACACACGGGACTTGGAGGTAAtcttttagatgatgactgcataaCCTTTTTACCATTAGAAATATTGTAACCTAGACCGGGAATAATTAAATATTATGCGCGTATTTCtggtctaatatcatcatttggtacgggccagctttttgcctatcatctaaaatggttagtaaaaTTTAAATGAACAAATAAAATTGAACTTGCATGATACCTGACCGTGGATATTAACCTCTTTTAgaagtaatacttcttcaaatggaCTGCATTCCAGTGTGATGGTAACACCTTGTCGCCCATGGTTTCCAATTCATATACTCCTTTTCCAGCAATGCCTCTAACCCTATAtgggccttcccaatttggactcaaCTTCCCTGCATTCGCCTCTTTTGTTGACCAGAACACCTTTTTGAGGACGAAGCCCCCAATTTTGAAGTACCTAAGGTTTGCCTTCCTGTTATAGTGTCGCTCAATCATATGCTTTTGAGAAGCCATCCGAATTAATGTTGATTCTCTCCTTTCTTCCGTCAAATCCAAATTTACTCGTAGCTCCTCGTCATTTGTTGCCTTACTAGTATGTATGTATCTCGTGCTTGGTTTGGCTATCTCCATTTGAATTAGAGCTTCAGTTCCATACATAAGTGAAAATGGGGTTTCTCCTGTGGTAGTCTTTGTCGTTGTTCGGTAAGCCCATAACACACATGGTAGTACTTCTCGTCGTTTGCCTTTTGAATCCTCCAATCATTCTTTTAAGTTGTTGATAATAACCTTATTTGTCGACTCAACTTGTCTGTTAGCCACTGGGTGGTAAGGTGCAGAAGTGATCCGTTTAATCTGCCAGCTTTGGAAAAAGTCAGTGACTTTCGCACCTATGAGTTGCGGTCCATTATCACAAATGATCTCCTTTGGGACTCCAAATTGACATATTATATTTCTCCAAATAAAATCCATAACTTTCTTTTCTCGCACGTGTTTAAAGGcacctgcttctacccattttgagaaataattCGTTCGAATTAACAAAAACTGTACCTTTCCCTTAGCTTGAGGCAATAACcctacgatatccattccccatttcatgaagggacATGGCGATATAACTGAATGCAATAATTCCACCGGCCGATACAAATTATTAGCATATCGTTGGCATTTATTGCACCTTGCAACAAAGTTTTCTGCTTCCtcttccatttttggccaataGTATCCCGCTCTTATTAATGTCTTCACCAATGATATTCCCCCAGCATGATTGCCACAATGGCCCTCGTGTACTTCTCTCATTACATTTTCTGTTTGTAATGGTCTAAGGCATCGTGCTAAAGGTCCACAAACATCTTGCGATATAAATTCCCATGAATTAAACAATACTGAGCAGCCTTCAACCGTAACAACCAGAATTTCTTTTTATCTTCACGCAAAATACCATACTACAAAAAGTTCACAAATTCGTTTCTCTaatcccaagttaaattattgaaatttacctcactcttggtttggtCGAGGGCTGAATGAAATAAATATACCACAATagcattttctgcatttgttgCACTAGTGATAGATGCGAGAtttgccaatgcatctgcttcttCATTTTCCTTCCTGGGTATTTTTACAGCTTTCCATGTCTGGAACTGCCTAAGCAATTCCTGTACCTTTTTGAGGTACTGCTGCATTCATGTCTCTCTTTCCACGTAAATCCCATGCATTTGATTGACTACTAGTTACGAGTCACTTTCGATCACAATTTGTTCAATACCCACAACTTCATACTCTACCTCATTGTTAGTAATTGGGTAACATTTTATCGCCTGTCTTATTATTTCTCCCGAGGGTGGAATTAAGACAATTCCCAAACCTTCTCCTTTAACATTCGAGGAACCGTTAGTAAACATGGTCCAAGTCCCCGGATTAGCTCCGGTAAATATTCATAATTCTTTTTCTGCTTCAGGAACTAAGCTTAAGCTAAAATCTGCTACAAAATCTACTAACACTTGGGATTTTATAGCGGTTCTAGGCTGATATATAATATCATAAATTCACTGAGTTCTATAGCCCGTTTAGCTAACCTTCCTGATAATTCTTGTTTATGCAATATATTCCTTAGTGGAAAAgcaattataacataaataagatgacattgaaagtaaggTCGTAACTTCCTTGATGCCataatcaaagctaaagcaagtttttctaggtgaggacaCCGTGTATCATTATCTAGTAAAgacttactaacataataaatcagAGATTATTTACCTTTATCTTCACGTACCAATACCGTGCTTACTGTTACTTCTGACACAACAAGGTAGATGAGCAATCTCTCTCCATTTTTTGGTTTTGTTAATATAGGTGGATTTGATAGATACACCTTTAAGTCCTTTAGAGCTTGTTGACACTCGTTagtccattcaaactgattttgcttTTTTTAATACTGAAAAGAACTTAAAGCATTTTTCTGATGACTTGGATATAAACCTTCCCAGAGCCGCTATTCTACCTGTTAATCTCTGTATTTCTTTCCTGCTCGTGAGTACATCTGATATTTCTTCAATAGCTTTGATCTGTGCATGATTTACTTCAATACCCCTGTTAGAaacaagaaaacctaaaaatttacTTGAAGCTATGCCAAAAGCGCACTTTCTGGATtcaacttcatgttgtacttgcggaGAATTTCAAAGGTCTCAGCCAAATGTTGAAAATGATCCCCTACCTGTGTttacttgaccaacatatcgtctaTGTAGACCTCCATAGTTTTTCTCAggtgttcttgaaatattttggtcACCAATCTTTGATATGTGCCTCCaacatttttcaaaccaaatggcatgactttaTAGTAATAAGTCCCCATGTCTGTGATAAATGAGGTTTTTCCTCATCTAAAGGGTCCATTTCTATTTGATTATAACCATAATAAGCACCTAAAAAACTTAAAAGCTCATGAACTATGGTAGAATCAATTAATTGATCTACGTGTGGTAAAGAAAATGAATCTTTAGGACAATACTTATTTAAATTAGTATAATCTACACAGACTCGCCATTTTCTATTCATTTTTGGTTACAACAGTATTAGCTAATAAATCAGGGTACTTTACCTATCGTATTGAACCTTTTTCAGAAACTTTTGTACCTCATCCTggatcacttgatttttgaaggCCCCTTACTTACTTTTCTTTTCCTTGACAGGTGGGTGTAATGGATCCTCATTTAGCTTATGAGTCATCACCTCTggtggtatacctgtcatatctgaatgcgacCAAGTAAAGTAATCTGCGTTAGCACgtaaaaattcaattaacttacctttcattcCTGGGCTCAAATTTGCTCCGATGTAAACTTTTCTATCTGACCAGTAGACAAATAATATCACAGCTTCAAGCTCCTCCGTGGACGTTTTAAGGTTCTCGTTTTCCTCTGACTCTTAAATCACATCAGGTCTTGAATCGACATCAGTATGGCCTTGTGTTTTTCAGTTGAGGTATGGATAGAAGTGTCCCCAACTAAATTCTTTAATTACTATTTCACGTCTGCATCGCTGGTCATTGTATTTGCAATAACCACTAAATTAATGCTCTGTGAAGCCTATTGATCTCCCAGGATTTGTCGGATCCCCTACTGTGAATGAAATTTGATAACTTGATGCAACATGGATGAGACAacatccatatcatgaatccatggccttcaCAATATTATATTATAGGCCATGTACGCATCTATTACCTGAAACATTGTATCTTTGATGACTCCTTCTTCAAACGTAGTCAGTATAACTTCTCATTTTGTAATGACGCTTGAATTATCAAATCCATACAAAGACTGTGCCTTTGGTATGGCCTTAGAATTAGCTTGCATTTCATTTACCACTCTCAGTAAAATGATATTTACTGAGCTACTAGGGTCAATCAAAACTCATTTACATTAGTATGATGTaaaagtaaagatattaccagtgcatcattgtgatgAATCATCAAGCCATCTACATATTCATCATCAAACATTATATTATCACCTTCCATGACTTGGCAAACTCGTTTCCCGTGAGTGACAATAACTTTTGATGTCTTTTTTGCAACCGTGTACGTTACCCCGTTGACTTCATCTCCTCCGGTTATGATGTTTATCGTTCTCTTTGGTGATAGAGTCTTTGGGGGTTCTTTCCTGTTTTCCATGTATGATTATCTCCCTTTCTCACTGAACAGATCAGTAAGATAACCTTGCTTCAGTAGATATTCAACATCCCCTTGCAAAAGCCTGCAGTCTGCTTTTCTATGGCCATGGTAATTGTGAAACTCACACCAGAAATCTAGGTTCCTTTTGTTTGGATATGGTCTTATATCTCTTGTCCATCATACCTTATCTCACATTCCTCTTAGAACAACCACTAATTCAGAGGTGTTGGCGTTAAAGCTATAATCTCCTATTCTTGCTTGAGTACTGGAATTGTTGCTTCGAGCGTCTCGCTCCTTTTTTAATCTGGAAGAAGAACTCGCCTCTTTTTGCCTTGGTCTTGAATAAAATTGTTCATTCTCTTGTTTAGGTCAGGAATCTCGCCTTGTGGGTCCCATGTAAGACTCATATTTATTTTTACCGGACCTTATCTCTGAATTCGAGCGTCTTGAACCTGGTCTTTCATCTACCCTCGGCTGTGTAACCGTATCTTCTTCTATCCGCAACTTCATACTGTATCGATTGTACAAATCATTCCAAGTTGTTGCAGTAAACTCTCACAAACTTTCTTTCAGCCTCCTCgtggcttctgaacttttctcaTTCAAGTTGCTCGCAAATGCCATAGCCGCCCAGTTATCAGGTACTCGCAACAACATCATTTTTTCACGTTGGAATCTATCTACGAATTCTCCGAGCAATTTTGTACTCCCTTATTTAACATTGAATATATCCTCCATTCTTTTTTCAATTTTCTGAGCCCCTAAATGTGCtttataaatgaatctgcaagctcaacaaaagaatcaatggagttttCAGGTAAGAGTGAGTACCATGTTAACACCCCTTTTGTGAGAGCTTCGCCAAATTTCTTAACCAAAACCGATTCAATATCCTGCTTGGTTAAACCATTGCCTTTCACGCCTGTAGTGAACGCAGTAACGTGATCCCATGGGTCAGATGTCCCGTCATATTTAGGAATATCAtgcattttaaattttttgaaaattgggaaaGGTGATGCACTTGACTTCTATGGTTGTTGTGAATACTTGTCAATATCCACACATTTGATCACAGGAGGCACACCGGGTATTTGTTCTATACGCTCATTTTGCTCCTTCAACTGTTTCCGCAAAACTAGTACTAAACTTTGTAAACTGAAATTATTTGGTGTACTTGACCCTCTATCGCGAGATTCATTGGGCATTTCTCCACTTCCAGTGTTATCGACTCCTTAACACGGATTCTCCACTTCCAGAGGTGGTTATATTAGCTCGTGGTAGAGTTTGTGCTGCTTTTGGTAATCTCTTGCAAAAAGCATGCAGCACTTCATTCACATGTTCTACAATCAACTGCTTCAAAGCATCCTGCTCAACGGACAGTCACCTCCATGT contains:
- the LOC117281441 gene encoding uncharacterized protein yields the protein MYGTEALIQMEIAKPSTRYIHTSKATNDEELRVNLDLTEERRESTLIRMASQKHMIERHYNRKANLRYFKIGGFVLKKVFWSTKEANAGKLSPNWEGPYRVRGIAGKGVYELETMGDKVLPSHWNAVHLKKYYF